Part of the Bacillus cereus group sp. RP43 genome is shown below.
TCACTGACCCTACACAAGATAAATATGTGTTCGGAGATTATCATGAAATCATTGATCCGAATGAAGAATTAAGAAAAATTTACAATCGAATCCTTAGTTCATTAGGCAATAAACAAGAAATGCTAGATCAGCTAGATAGATTAGTGAAAGAAGCTAATGAAACCGCTAGTAATGCAAAGAAAGAATCAGAAGCGGCAAAAGCACTTGCTGAAAAAGTACAAGAGAATATTAAAAATAATACCGTCGAAATCATTGAATCTAAGAATCCACCGACAACAGGGCTTAAAGACAGAAAAACATTATGGTTAGATATTTCGAACGGTAAGCCTGGTATTTTAAAACTCTGGAAAGATGGTATTTGGGACCCGGTTGTTCCTGATGTGGAATCAGTTAAGAAAGAAACGTTGGAACAGGTTAATAAAGAGATTGAGTCCACAAAAACGGAATTAAATCAAAAAGTGCAAACTGTAGAAAACAAAGCGAAAGAAATTTCTGGGCAAATAGTTGATGTTCAAAAACAAGTCAATGACAAAGTAGATCAAACGTGGATTAATAATCAATTAAAAGATAAAGCTGATAAGTCAGGCGTCTATACAAAAGATGAAATTAAAGATGGGTTTATTGGTAAACAAATCTATGAAACTGATAAACAAGGGAACGTTAAGAAGTTCCAGGACATTAATACATCTATTGGTCAAACGAACGAAGCTCTTACACAAAAAGCAGAGAAGTCAGAGCTAAAGAAAACAAATGATGGTTTATCACAACTTGAAAAGAAAACGAATGAAGTTGTACAAACTGCTGAGGGTACGAAACAAACTCTTACAGACCTTAAAACGAAAGTTGATAATACGGTAATTGGTGGACGTAACTTATTACTAGAAACAGCTACTAAATCGCATTCAGTGAAGACTGGGGAAAACAAGCCACATACCTATTTTGATGTAGCGAAGGATGCATCTACTTTAATGCAGGGGAAGAATCTTGCTATGAGCTTCCTATTTACAGGCAAGGTTACTGCATGGGGTACAACGAATAAATGGGCTGGTTTTGAAGTGAAGATCACTTTCACAGACAATACATTTCATTATCCGAGTTGCCGCATAGAAAACCGCCTAACACTAGGTAAACAATATAATCAAGAAAGATTCACAGCTGCAGCTGTAGTTATGGATAAGCCTATTAAAGAAATTACTGTTTATGCTTTAGGGCGTGATTTCACTGGGGAAATGTTAATTGAAAAGCCTAAATTAGAAATTGGCACAGTATCAACTGCATGGTCCCCAGCACCAGAGGACCAGGTAACAACAACTGATTTCACTAAAAAGACAGTAGAGATTGAGACTACTATTAAAGGGATTAATACCTCTGTATCCAATGTACAAAACGAACAAGGTAAACTTACTGAACGCATGACGAAATCAGAGCAAACAGCAGATGGATTTAAAAAATCTATTGAAACGTTAACTAAAAAAGATAGTGACATTAGTAATAAATTAAATACGGTTGAATCCACTGTGGAAGGCACTAAGAAGACAATTTCTGATATACAATCTGATACAACATCACTCAAACAAACAACAACTGAAATTAAGGAACAGGCAGGTAAAGTTACCGAAAAATTAAGTAGTGTGGAGAAAAAGTTTGACGATATGAAAATAGGTGGTAGAAACCTAATTCCGAACAGTAAGATAAATGAAACTTCAAGTAATTACGGATTTGGTATTAGAACAACAACTATAGATTTAGTTGCAGATGAAACCTATACTTTGGTGGGGAACGGTAGGGTTGACCAGAAGACTATTGATGATGGAAAATCACTACTTATTTATATTTACGAACCTACATGGAAATATAAAAATATTAATTTCTCTATTAAAACTACTACAGATAGCACTGGATCCATACAATTTACACCTAACTGGTCGGGGAAGTATATTGTAGCATCTTATTTATATCCGAATGGCGGTAGCCGGGCAGGTAAGGCGACAACTAATTGGGTTGCGTTATACAAAGGAAATAAGTCAATGGACTGGATGCCAGCACCAGAAGACCAAGTAACAACCGATGAATTCGCCAAGAAAACAACAGATATTGAAAAAAGTGTAGATGGTGTTAAAACCACTGTAACAAACGTTCAAAACAGTCAGGTTGGATTTGAAAAACGCATGACTTCCGTGGAGCAAACAGCAAGCGGATTATCTTCCACAGTTGGTACTTTAAACAATGTAGTATCCGATCAAGGGAAGAAGCTTACTGAAGCTAATACCAAAATTGAGCAACAGGCAACAGCAATCGGTGCGAAAGTTGAAATCAAACAAGTTGAAGATTATGTTGCTGGGTTTAAGATTCCTGATTTGAAGAATACAGTGAATAAAAACAAAGAAGATTTGCTTGGAGAATTAGCTAATAAATTAGCAACTGAGCGATTTAATCAGAAGATGACTCTGATCGATAACCGCTTTAGTGTTAATGAGAAAGGTATCGATTTAGCAGCAAAAAAGACAGAGGTATATACACAAACTCAATCTAATGATAAATTCGCTACGAATGCTTATGTAAGGGATATGGAGGGACGCATTCAAGTTACTGAGAAAAATATTCTTAGTACCGTTAAACAAGGTGAAATCATTTCATCTATAAATCAAACAGCAGAAACCATTAAAATTAAAGCAGGTAAAATAGAGTTAGATGGAACAACTATAGCAAAGTATTTAGAAGCGCAGGAACTTAGAGGTACAACCATACGCACAGACAATGGCGTTAATTATGTCCACATTCAAAAGCAATTCATCCGTTTAATGGAGTCAAATTTAAGCAGAGTTTACCTTGGATACTATAAAGATCGCACAAGCCAAGTCCAACCAACAGTTGTATTAGGGGGAGATTCTGATTTCCAAGACGGTTCGGTTGTCTTAAGTAAACAACCAACGCAAGGATTCTTAGGAGTAATAAACGGAAAAGATTCTAACGGAGAGCCTTATTTTGTAAGCTCAGTTATATTCAAAAGATCAGGTGATTTGAACCTTAACGCAGGAATGAATGGGAATGTAACTGTTAACTCTGGTAAAGGTATAGGTCATTATGCGAAAGGTGGTTCGTTCTGGGCAGAAGCAACAGACGGAGTCACATTAAAAGGTGGAGCTAAATCTGTATGGATGGACTGTCAGTCTTCTATTGTTTTTAACTTAAAAGGTAAAAATATGCTTGATATAGTTGCAACACCAAACGCCGAGACTGATCTCCGTTTTCAAACAGTAATTCTTCGTAACGGTAATGTTGATGGCTATAAAACGCTTCAGGTGAAAAATGGAACAGGAAATGCGTATAACGCTGTTACAGCATCGGCATTCCAAACGGCATCGAAACGCGAGTACAAGACAAATATTCGCGATATACAGTTTAATGCAATAGAAAAAATTATGGCGCTTTCTATTCAACAATATAATCTAAAGACTGATATAGAAGATCTGTATGAGAAGCGAATGAATCGTGCTGAGGGTGATCCAATCCTTACAACAAACGATATAGAAACTCACTATGGTTGGATTGCAGATGATGAAAACACTCCTGGGTGTTTCGTTACAAAAGCAAGAAATGCCGCTGAAATATATTCTTCAATAGCAATTTTAATACAAGCATTTCAAGATGAAAAACGTGCTAAAGATGCTGAAATTCAAGAGTTAAAAGAAAAAAATGAACAAACAGAATGTAGAATCGAAGCGTTAGAAGAAGAAAACCAACAAATGAACCATAGAGTTGAAGTCTTAGAACAATTGTTAGTTCAGAATTTAATCGATAGAAAACCAGAGCAGCGATAGGCTGGTCTTTTTTTTATTGCCTAAAAGGGGTGGTCAAAGTGGAAGGATTACAAGAAGTAAGAAGCGATGTTCAAGAAATAAAGCAAGATATCAAGGACATTCGTTTGGAAATTAAAAGTTTAGAGATGCGAACAACAGGTAACGAAAAAGACATTATTAATATCAACAAACAGTTGGATAAGATTAGTGCAAATACTACTTGGATCTTACGACTTATTGTCGGTGGAATTATAGGTGCAGCTCTCACTTTCTTAATGAAAGGAGGTGGTATGTAGTGTTTGAAATTACTGTCATGATTGGAATTGTAGTAGGTCTTTCACAGATTGGAAAAACAATTGGATTACAAACAAAATATGTTCCGTTATTAAATTTAACGCTTGGCATTGTGCTAGGCGTTTTATTTTTGGGCGGAGATATAAAAACAAATGTATTTCAAGGAATCATCATTGGACTATCAGCAAGTGGATTATTTGACCACACAAAAATTATAAAAAAGGATGTTGATACTAAATGAAAAGGCTAATGAAACATGTTACCTCACTTCTTATGATTCTAGTACTTGCTGGTTCTTTTGCAACAAGTGCTTTTGCTGATAGAACGCTTATTATTCCTGATTTACCAAAACAACCATATCGTTATGGTGTAGGGGCTTATGAAGGCGTTGTAGCTCATTCTACGGCTACTCCAGAAGCTCCAGCTATTAATATCCAAAAGTATGAATCTCGCACATGGAGAAATGCATTTGTTCATTATGCAGTCGATTGGGATGAAACAATTCAAATTGCTGATACAAAGTACATCGCTTATGGCGGTGGACCTGGTGCAAATAAACGTTTTGTACATGTGGAGCTTTGCGAAACAGCAGATTACGATAAATTCAAACGCAGCTATGATAAATACGTGAAGTTACTTGCTAAAATCTTGCGTGACCGTGGGTTATCTGTAGAAAAAGGATTGTGGACTCACTACGATGTTACAAAGTACCTTGGCGGTACAGACCATGAAGATCCACTTGATTATTTACGTAGTCATGGTGTTTCAGAAGCTCAATTTCGTGCTGATGTACAGCGAGCATACGAGAATTCTAGTGTTGAAGTTTCTGTTCCAGAAAAACCTTCTAAATCAGCAGAAGTACCAACAGCTGTAACTGATGGTGTAGCTTATATTCAAGGGAGCAACGTTAATTTACGCAAAGGACCAGGTACAAGCTATTCTAAAGTTCATCAATTGAATAAACCAGAATCATATATTGTGTGGGGAGAAAAAGACGGTTGGTTAAACCTTGGTGGGGAACAATGGATTAAAAATGATTATTCTTATGTGAAATTCAATAAGAAAAGCACAGTGGATTTATCTATTGTAGGAAAACGCGTTGTGTCCAAGGTGGACAACCTACGATTCTATGATTCTCCATCTTGGCAGGATATAGACGTTGTTGGTTCTGTAGATGCAGGATTAGGCTTTACTATTGAAACGAAAGTAAGTGTGAATGGTTCGCCGCAATATAAAGTACACAACAGCAAAGGAAAAACATACTATGTAACAGCAAATGAAGCTTATGTATATGTAAAGTAATATGAAAAGCCGATCCTTATTAAAGGATTCGGCTTATACATTTTTTCATTTCATTATACTCCATATTCCATTTCTTCTAAGAATTCTCCACCACTCTTGATACATTGCATTATTCTGCTACATGCACAATAAAAGTAATGTTCACTTGTTGCAGTTGATTTTACCGGAACTGGATCTATTTCATGAAACATTTGATCTTTTTAATGAAAGTAATATAATTAAATATAAAAATTATTCATCTTCAACCATTGAATCAATAAATGTTTTAAGAGAGTTAGTTAAATAAAAAACATGTTCTTCTGGGTCTTCTCCATATTCATATTCATGACTCCAATAGTAAATAGATCCTTCTTCACCCTCTTTTAAACTAAAGCAATAGAGATCGCCCCCAGTTTCATCTGCAAAAGGAATCAACCAATCTGGAAGCACCTTACCTACTCGTAAGGTATCAAGACAATATTCTAAATTTCTTCCGCTTTCCTCATCGTATTTAATAGGAATAAATTGAGTCACTATGTACTCATCTTCATCTTCATCTACAAATACGTAGCGTTCAGGTTCTCCGCCGTTATATGTTAAATAATGTTCTTTAAAATCTTCAGGAAATATGAAATTATATTTTGTTTCAACCGTATTAATATCTTTAATCGTTATTTCTTTTTCTGGATTTACGAATTTATTATTATAAGAAATACTCATTTTTTTCTCCTCCAATTTACAGTTAATTTATTTCTTTTTTCTTGGTTTGTTATAAGTTTTTTCCCCATGATGTTGTTCATATTGAGCGCATGAACCAATATGTGGAAGCGTTGCTTCATGCGCTTTTCTATAAGCCAGTTGCATCGTACATGTGCCTGTTTCAGGATCAAAATCATCTAAATGATGCCATGTATATTTTTTATCAGGTGATTTCCTTCCTGCTTCAGGAAACCCAGCCGCCTCATTCGCTGCTTTAAAATCCTTTTGTCTGTTACCTGTCATTTCAATTGGAACTATATTTTTTTGTCCTTCTTTAACTGGATACAAGTACGGAGTATCTTTGAAATCAGGCCCTCCATTTGGAGACGTCTTAATATCTGGAAAACCTTTCTTTGCTGCACGTTCTGCTGGTGTTAATTTACGAGTAGCCTTAACTGTCATCTTAGCACCTTTAGCAAGTTTAGCAAGTTTCCCAACTGGTGTAACACCTAGAACCATCATTCCACCAGCTCCCACTCGATCCAACCATGAAAGTTTATCACCTGTTGAGGGATCTACGCCCTCCCAAACACGTCTGAGATCATATTCACCAGTCAATTCTCCAGCTATATCACGAGCTAATTTTCCACCATCAAATTCTGTTTCCTCTGAAGAAGGTTTACCACACATTGCACCTTCTTCCATTGTAACATCTTGATTATCTGCATTACGGAATTTTTCGGCAATTCGTTTCAAATCCTCTTCTACTTGTATAATTGAATTGATAGATGTAAAAGCTTTTGGTCTCGCATCATTGAACATTTGAACGAACTGTTGATTAGAGGCACCAATCCATTGAAAACACAAATGATCAATTTCATTACATAAATTATTATGTATAGATTCTAATGCGATCCTGGTATTACTTGCACGATTTGCGACTTCTTCTAGCATTTCAGGTGTTACTTTGATTTGAACCATTTTCTTCCTCCCTTTCCCAATTAAAATTATGGGACAATAAGAAAAAAATGTAAATATCTAATTCTAATGTAGAGATAAATGTAGCCTATGTATATGTGAAGTAAGGTAAAAGAGGGATTCCTAGTATGGGAGGAAGCCTCTTTTTCGGCTTCGATATACTATCTTATAAAAAATTAGAATAATATGAATATTATTCTATCCAATAAAATATGGGTAATGTATAATATTCGTATCTAAGGGGGTATACAACATGAAGATAATAGACTTAATACAATTTAGAAAGAAAAAAGAATTAGAAAAAAGATTAGAAAAGCAGATTGTAAATGTCCCTGTAGTGACACAGATTAGTGTAGAGAATGGTGAAGTGAAATTTGAAGTTTCTGGTGAAAGAAAAAAACACTTTGATGAAGAGTGATGTTTAAGCCGTCTCCTTAGTGGAGGCGGCTTTCTTATTGTTATGATGTTTAGAATTTACTTTTAGATAATGCCTTCAATATAGGATTTATGATTTTACTCAGTAAACGAAATCCATTAAATATAGACCTTACAACCTTCATCTAATCATCCCCTTCAAATTAAGTAAATCATACCAATTCAAGGAACGAACTGTAAATACTACATATTCCAAAAAAATGAAATCCTAGGTATGTGTAAAGTAATAAAAAGCGGGTCTACTCACATATGAGCAGACCCGCTTTTATAAAACTTTGACCACCGACCACAAAAACGACCACACACTTAAAATAAATACATTTCACACGCATAAATGACATTTCCTTTTGTTTTTTTGCGATAGAATGCAAAAGGATAACATAAACAACACTAATTGATATGGTATACTTTATACTGCGCATATGGGGATTTGATAATTAAATAAATTCAACTCTTCATGATGTACTATATATAATAGAAGAAGAATGAAAATGTTTATTGGTTTTGTCATCACCCTGTTGGAGTCAACCTCATGCGCCTAATGGCTACAAAAAACATCTACTTCGTCCCATTCGGCCAAGATGCACCAGAGAAAAAACCGAACTCAATGGTAGCTCGTATGGAGTTACTTGAAGATACAGTATTAGAAGCATTACAAGGGAAACAATTGCAACCCGTTGTTGTAGAAAAATTCAGATATATGAATTAAAAAACGAAAAAAACGGACAATTTTTGATGAAACCATCATTCTTACTGTAGAATATGATAAAATTAACGTTATTAAGATTGGAAGGGGCATAGTAAGCTCCTTCTAATTCTAAGTTATAGAAGGATTGGTATCTAGAAAGGGGCATAGTGATGGAAAAGCAAAAAACTTTTCATGTCGCTGTAGTTGGAGCAACCGGCGCAGTTGGTGAACAAATGTTAAATACTTTAGAGAAACGAGAATTTCCAATCGGGAAGTTAACGTTACTTTCATCTAAACGATCTGCAGGTAAGAAACTTGTATTTAAAGGCGAAGAATTTACAGTTCAAGAGGCAACTCCTGAAAGTTTTGAAGGAGTAGATATCGCACTATTTAGTGCTGGTGGATCTGTATCGAAACAATTAGCGCCAGAAGCAGCAAAGCGCGGTGCGATTGTTGTTGATAATACAAGTGCATTCCGTATGACAGAAAACGTGCCACTTGTTGTACCTGAAGTAAATGAAAACGACTTAAAAGAACATAATGGTATTATTGCAAATCCGAACTGTTCTACAATTCAAATGGTAGTAGCTCTTGAGCCAGTTCGTCAGCAATATGGTTTAAAACGAGTAATCGTTTCCACATACCAAGCTGTATCAGGTGCTGGTGCGGCAGCGATTGAAGAACTTCATGAACAATCACAAGCAATCTTAAATGGCGAAGAAGTTAAGGCGAATGTTTTACCTGTATCAGGTGATAAAAAACATTACCAAATTGCTTTTAATGCGATTCCACAGATTGATAAGTTCCAAGATAATGGATTTACGTTTGAAGAAATGAAAATGATTAATGAAACGAAAAAAATTATGCATATGCCTGAATTAGAAGTAGCGGCAACATGTGTACGTTTACCAGTTGTATCAGGGCATTCTGAGTCTGTTTACATCGAAGTAGAAAAAGAAGGCGTAACAGTAGCAGAATTAAAGAGCTTACTTGCAAATGCGGAAGGTATTGTTCTGCAAGATAATCCAGAAGAGCAGTTATATCCAATGCCAGCTACTGCAGTAGGTAAAAACGAAGTATTCGTTGGAAGAATCCGTAAAGATTTAAATAACGATAAAGGATTCCATCTTTGGGTCGTATCTGATAACTTATTAAAAGGCGCTGCATGGAATTCTGTTCAAATTGCAGAGCGCTTAGTAAAATTACAATTAGTGTAAACGGCTAAGAGAAGGTGCAAAATATGAAAATAATTGTTCAAAAATTTGGTGGCACATCAGTACGTGATGAAAATGGACGTAAGCATGCGCTTCATCATATAAAAAAATCGTTAGCTGCTGGTTATAAAGTAGTTACTGTCGTATCTGCTATGGGCCGTAAAGGTGAACCGTATGCAACGGATACGTTATTAAGTCTTGTAAATCAAGAGGAATCTACTATTTCTAAACGTGAGCAAGATTTATTATTATCATGTGGAGAGTTAATCTCTGCAATTGTTTTCTCTAATATGTTGAATGAGAACGGCATTAAAGCAGCAGCATTAAATGGTGCACAAGCTGGTTTTGTAACAAATGATGACTTTACGAATGCGAAGATTATTGAAATGAATTGCGATCGTATACATGAAGAGTTACAAAGTTTAGATGTAATTGTCGTTACAGGATTCCAAGGGCAAACGAAAAAAGGTGATACGACAACACTTGGACGCGGAGGTAGCGATACTTCAGCTTCAGCGTTAGGTGTTGCGCTTCATGCTGAATACATCGATATCTTCACGGATGTAGAAGGTGTTATGACTGCGGATCCTCGTATCGTAAAAGATGCACGTCATCTTCAAACTGTAACGTACAATGAAATTTGTAACATGGCATATCAAGGTGCAAAAGTTGTTCATCCACGTGCAGTTGAAATTGCAATGCATGCCAAAGTACCACTTCGTGTGCGTTCTACGTATTCTGATAGTGAAGGTACGCTTATTTCAGCATCGGACGGTGCTACAAAAGGCCGTGATGTAGAAGAACGGCCTGTTACAGGTATCGCTCATGTGTCAAATGTGACGCAAATTAAAGTGCTTGCAAAAGAAACGGCATATGATTTGCAGCAGCATGTGTTTAAAGAAATGGCGAATGAAGGAATAAGTGTCGATTTAATTAACATTTCACCTACTGGGGTAGCTTATACGGTGAGTGATAGTGTATCAAGTCGTGCAGTTGAATTATTAAAAAACCTTGGATATGAGCCAATTGTGACAGAGCATTGTGCGAAAGTATCTATTGTAGGAGCTGGAATGGCAGGATACCCAGGGGTTACTGCGAAAATCGTTACAGCTTTAGCGGAAAAAGGTATTCAAATTCTGCAATCGGCAGATAGTCATACGACAATTTGGGTTCTTGTAAAAGAAACCGATTTAGTGGAGGCTGTAAATGCATTACATAGTGCGTTTGAGCTTTCAAAAGAAAAGCAACTGGAACAATAAGGAGTGAGACCATGATAGATTTTGGGACAATTGCAACTGCGATGGTAACACCGTTTGATATAAACGGGAATATCGATTTTGCAAAGACAACGAAATTGGTAAATTATTTAATTGATAACGGTACAACAGCAATTGTGGTAGGAGGAACGACAGGTGAATCTCCTACACTAACATCAGAAGAAAAAGTAGCGTTATATCGCCATGTCGTATCGGTTGTCGATAAAAGGGTGCCCGTAATCGCTGGAACAGGTAGCAATAATACACATGCCTCTGTTGACTTAACTAAAAAGGCAACAGAAGTTGGTGTTGATGCAGTTATGCTAGTGGCGCCGTATTATAACAAACCGAGTCAAGAAGGAATGTATCAGCACTTTAAAACGATTGCTGAAAGCACGCCACTTCCGGTTATGCTATATAACGTTCCAGGGCGATCTATTGTACAAATCTCCGTTGATACAGTTGTTCGTTTATCAGAAATCGAAAACATTGTTGCGATTAAAGATGCAGGCGGCGATGTGTTAACAATGACAGAGATCATTGAAAAAACAGCGGACGACTTTGCAGTATACAGCGGTGATGATGGTTTAACATTACCGGCTATGGCAATTGGAGCAAAAGGTATTATTTCTGTAGCATCTCATGTTATCGGGAATGAAATGCAAGAAATGATTGCTGCATTCCAAGCTGGAGAGTTCAAAAAAGCGCAGAAATTACATCAATTACTAGTAAAAGTAACGGATGCACTATTTATGGCACCAAGCCCAACACCAGTAAAAACAGCATTACAAATGGTTGGATTAGATGTAGGTTCTGTACGTTTACCACTTCTTCCATTAACGGAAGAAGAAAGAGTAGCGTTACAATCTGTAATGCAATCTATTCCTCGTTAGTAAAAATGACCTAGTGTGAAACTAGGTCATTTTTATTTTGACTAACTATATGTAAGTGGTGAAAATTAGCTATAGTTAATAGGCTATAATAAGAAGGGGATGGCAGAGTGTAGGATTAGTTAGAAACTGATTACAGAGATAAGATTTTTTAGTGAATATCGTTTCATGTTTATGTAAAGAACTTACATGCATATTTTTCCATTAAAATCCTATTACGTAGGGAAAATAGTGAGTATGATATGAAGATACCCCTCGAAAATTACAGCTTCACTTTAGCGTCTTCTCTTGTCTTTCGCATAATTTAACTTGTGTTCTATTTCTTGTATCAGTTATAATATGGCTAAGTAGCTTAGTACGGGTATGCTTAGCAAAATTGGAAAAAATTATGATTCAATGAAATTTTCATATCATATCGAATAAGATATTTGATTTATATAATGAAAGAGAGGTGAAACCTGGTTTAAAAAATTAACAAGGACATGATATCGCATAACGGTAAGGACATTCGTCTTGGACGGTGAATATATGGTGGTTGCAGAGTTTCCCCTGGTGTCTCTGCAATTTTAGTGAAATCAGTGTTTGCAAGATTTTTAAACCAGGCAACAACATGAAGAGAAAAGAGAATGAGTCTGTTAAAGTATTTGCTCTTGGCGGAGTAGGTGAAATCGGAAAAAACATGTACTGTGTTGAAATTGATTCTGAAATCTTTATTGTAGATGCAGGATTGATGTTCCCGGGAGATGAGATGTTTGGGATTGATATTGTTATTCCTGACATTACATATTTAGTAGAAAATCAAGAGCGAGTAAAAGGACTATTTATTACCCATGGTCATGAAGATCATATTGGTGGAATTGTTTATGTGCTTCGTAAATTATCTATTCCAGTATATGCGACAAAATTAACGGTAGGACTTATACAAGAAAAGCTTGGCGAAGCGGGAATGTTAGGCCGTGTAGACTTAAAAACAATTGACTCGAATTCAACAGTAGAGTTTAATTCAACT
Proteins encoded:
- a CDS encoding phage tail spike protein; the encoded protein is MRTPSGELHVVDFKTEQIVASIQPKDYWDDKRHWEIKNNIDTLEFRVFDNTKHSTTLMQQNLVLKEVRDGRIVPYVITEIEKESDDRSVVAYASGEWVQLAKAGIIPPQKLEGKTVIEMVDIALAGTKWKKGNLEYASFRSMTIDEFIDPLTLLKKIASLFELEIQYRAEVVGSQVVGRYVDMIKKRGRETGKEVTLGKDLMGIKRIENSQNICTALLGFVKKEGGEFVTITEINNGVPYLVDSDAFQRWSEKGQHKFGFYSPETEDQDMNPKRLMTLMNTELKKRVNTSVSYEVQAQSIGRVFGLAHELINEGDTIRIKDTGFTPKLYLEARVIAGDESFTDPTQDKYVFGDYHEIIDPNEELRKIYNRILSSLGNKQEMLDQLDRLVKEANETASNAKKESEAAKALAEKVQENIKNNTVEIIESKNPPTTGLKDRKTLWLDISNGKPGILKLWKDGIWDPVVPDVESVKKETLEQVNKEIESTKTELNQKVQTVENKAKEISGQIVDVQKQVNDKVDQTWINNQLKDKADKSGVYTKDEIKDGFIGKQIYETDKQGNVKKFQDINTSIGQTNEALTQKAEKSELKKTNDGLSQLEKKTNEVVQTAEGTKQTLTDLKTKVDNTVIGGRNLLLETATKSHSVKTGENKPHTYFDVAKDASTLMQGKNLAMSFLFTGKVTAWGTTNKWAGFEVKITFTDNTFHYPSCRIENRLTLGKQYNQERFTAAAVVMDKPIKEITVYALGRDFTGEMLIEKPKLEIGTVSTAWSPAPEDQVTTTDFTKKTVEIETTIKGINTSVSNVQNEQGKLTERMTKSEQTADGFKKSIETLTKKDSDISNKLNTVESTVEGTKKTISDIQSDTTSLKQTTTEIKEQAGKVTEKLSSVEKKFDDMKIGGRNLIPNSKINETSSNYGFGIRTTTIDLVADETYTLVGNGRVDQKTIDDGKSLLIYIYEPTWKYKNINFSIKTTTDSTGSIQFTPNWSGKYIVASYLYPNGGSRAGKATTNWVALYKGNKSMDWMPAPEDQVTTDEFAKKTTDIEKSVDGVKTTVTNVQNSQVGFEKRMTSVEQTASGLSSTVGTLNNVVSDQGKKLTEANTKIEQQATAIGAKVEIKQVEDYVAGFKIPDLKNTVNKNKEDLLGELANKLATERFNQKMTLIDNRFSVNEKGIDLAAKKTEVYTQTQSNDKFATNAYVRDMEGRIQVTEKNILSTVKQGEIISSINQTAETIKIKAGKIELDGTTIAKYLEAQELRGTTIRTDNGVNYVHIQKQFIRLMESNLSRVYLGYYKDRTSQVQPTVVLGGDSDFQDGSVVLSKQPTQGFLGVINGKDSNGEPYFVSSVIFKRSGDLNLNAGMNGNVTVNSGKGIGHYAKGGSFWAEATDGVTLKGGAKSVWMDCQSSIVFNLKGKNMLDIVATPNAETDLRFQTVILRNGNVDGYKTLQVKNGTGNAYNAVTASAFQTASKREYKTNIRDIQFNAIEKIMALSIQQYNLKTDIEDLYEKRMNRAEGDPILTTNDIETHYGWIADDENTPGCFVTKARNAAEIYSSIAILIQAFQDEKRAKDAEIQELKEKNEQTECRIEALEEENQQMNHRVEVLEQLLVQNLIDRKPEQR
- a CDS encoding hemolysin XhlA family protein, whose product is MEGLQEVRSDVQEIKQDIKDIRLEIKSLEMRTTGNEKDIININKQLDKISANTTWILRLIVGGIIGAALTFLMKGGGM
- a CDS encoding holin — its product is MFEITVMIGIVVGLSQIGKTIGLQTKYVPLLNLTLGIVLGVLFLGGDIKTNVFQGIIIGLSASGLFDHTKIIKKDVDTK
- a CDS encoding N-acetylmuramoyl-L-alanine amidase, whose translation is MKRLMKHVTSLLMILVLAGSFATSAFADRTLIIPDLPKQPYRYGVGAYEGVVAHSTATPEAPAINIQKYESRTWRNAFVHYAVDWDETIQIADTKYIAYGGGPGANKRFVHVELCETADYDKFKRSYDKYVKLLAKILRDRGLSVEKGLWTHYDVTKYLGGTDHEDPLDYLRSHGVSEAQFRADVQRAYENSSVEVSVPEKPSKSAEVPTAVTDGVAYIQGSNVNLRKGPGTSYSKVHQLNKPESYIVWGEKDGWLNLGGEQWIKNDYSYVKFNKKSTVDLSIVGKRVVSKVDNLRFYDSPSWQDIDVVGSVDAGLGFTIETKVSVNGSPQYKVHNSKGKTYYVTANEAYVYVK
- a CDS encoding SMI1/KNR4 family protein; its protein translation is MSISYNNKFVNPEKEITIKDINTVETKYNFIFPEDFKEHYLTYNGGEPERYVFVDEDEDEYIVTQFIPIKYDEESGRNLEYCLDTLRVGKVLPDWLIPFADETGGDLYCFSLKEGEEGSIYYWSHEYEYGEDPEEHVFYLTNSLKTFIDSMVEDE
- a CDS encoding WXG100 family type VII secretion target, with the protein product MVQIKVTPEMLEEVANRASNTRIALESIHNNLCNEIDHLCFQWIGASNQQFVQMFNDARPKAFTSINSIIQVEEDLKRIAEKFRNADNQDVTMEEGAMCGKPSSEETEFDGGKLARDIAGELTGEYDLRRVWEGVDPSTGDKLSWLDRVGAGGMMVLGVTPVGKLAKLAKGAKMTVKATRKLTPAERAAKKGFPDIKTSPNGGPDFKDTPYLYPVKEGQKNIVPIEMTGNRQKDFKAANEAAGFPEAGRKSPDKKYTWHHLDDFDPETGTCTMQLAYRKAHEATLPHIGSCAQYEQHHGEKTYNKPRKKK
- the asd gene encoding aspartate-semialdehyde dehydrogenase, with product MEKQKTFHVAVVGATGAVGEQMLNTLEKREFPIGKLTLLSSKRSAGKKLVFKGEEFTVQEATPESFEGVDIALFSAGGSVSKQLAPEAAKRGAIVVDNTSAFRMTENVPLVVPEVNENDLKEHNGIIANPNCSTIQMVVALEPVRQQYGLKRVIVSTYQAVSGAGAAAIEELHEQSQAILNGEEVKANVLPVSGDKKHYQIAFNAIPQIDKFQDNGFTFEEMKMINETKKIMHMPELEVAATCVRLPVVSGHSESVYIEVEKEGVTVAELKSLLANAEGIVLQDNPEEQLYPMPATAVGKNEVFVGRIRKDLNNDKGFHLWVVSDNLLKGAAWNSVQIAERLVKLQLV